In Thalassospira sp. TSL5-1, the following are encoded in one genomic region:
- a CDS encoding pseudoazurin, producing MFRTIASALVLATLFGTTAMAETFEVKMLNKSGDQVMVFEPDHLRLAPGDSVKFVPTSKGHNAETVKDRIPEGAKPFAGKISKEIEVTFDTEGFYAVECKPHYAMGMVMTIVVGDSAKAPESFLEGRIPPKAKARFEEQLSKL from the coding sequence ATGTTCCGGACAATCGCATCGGCACTGGTTCTTGCCACCCTGTTTGGCACAACCGCAATGGCTGAAACATTTGAAGTCAAAATGCTCAATAAAAGCGGTGATCAGGTCATGGTTTTTGAACCGGACCACCTGCGCCTTGCACCAGGTGACAGCGTCAAATTTGTCCCCACAAGCAAGGGCCACAATGCCGAAACGGTCAAGGACCGCATTCCCGAGGGGGCCAAACCATTTGCTGGCAAAATCAGCAAGGAAATCGAAGTTACCTTCGATACCGAGGGCTTTTATGCCGTTGAATGCAAACCGCATTACGCAATGGGCATGGTCATGACCATTGTGGTTGGCGACAGTGCCAAAGCCCCGGAAAGTTTCCTTGAAGGCCGCATCCCGCCCAAGGCCAAGGCCCGTTTTGAAGAACAGCTTTCAAAGCTTTGA
- a CDS encoding SMP-30/gluconolactonase/LRE family protein: MTDIQTPLPDLRCQLGEGPFWDQPTQTLYWVDIIGKAAFAWKPAQNDFQKWTFDSLISAIVPRQQGGFLVALHNELAFFDPETGKVTPFVAPDGDHAQNRSNEARVDPAGRFWLGTMQNNIGPNGEAVEIIEHSGTLNRVDADGTITRFGDNIGISNTMLWSHDGTKMYFGDTLANRMDVYDFDMTSGTPSNPQLFCSVEGRGGMDGSAMDCDGFIWNARYGGSCIIRFNPKGAVDRIIDLPVTNPTSCVFGGPDMTTLYITSAADDTDGSRPLEGAVLAIETGFVGAPCHRFAG, encoded by the coding sequence ATGACCGATATTCAAACGCCATTGCCCGATTTGCGCTGCCAGCTTGGTGAAGGGCCGTTTTGGGACCAGCCCACCCAAACCCTTTATTGGGTTGATATCATTGGCAAAGCGGCGTTTGCCTGGAAACCCGCGCAAAACGATTTTCAGAAATGGACGTTTGACAGTCTGATTTCGGCCATTGTCCCCCGTCAACAGGGCGGTTTTCTGGTTGCTTTGCACAATGAACTGGCTTTTTTTGACCCGGAAACGGGCAAAGTCACACCGTTCGTTGCACCGGATGGGGATCATGCGCAAAACCGCTCAAACGAGGCGCGGGTGGACCCGGCGGGGCGTTTCTGGCTGGGCACCATGCAAAACAATATCGGCCCGAACGGTGAAGCTGTTGAAATTATCGAACATAGCGGCACGTTGAACCGCGTTGACGCGGATGGCACCATCACCCGTTTTGGCGACAATATCGGCATTTCCAATACGATGTTATGGTCGCATGATGGCACTAAAATGTATTTTGGTGATACGCTCGCCAACCGCATGGATGTTTATGATTTCGACATGACGAGCGGGACACCCAGCAACCCGCAACTGTTTTGTTCGGTTGAAGGGCGGGGTGGCATGGATGGATCGGCGATGGATTGTGACGGATTTATCTGGAATGCGCGGTATGGCGGGTCCTGCATTATTCGTTTTAACCCAAAAGGGGCGGTGGACCGTATCATCGACCTGCCTGTGACCAACCCGACCAGTTGTGTTTTTGGCGGTCCGGATATGACAACATTGTATATTACATCGGCTGCGGATGATACGGATGGGAGCCGCCCGCTTGAAGGGGCGGTTCTTGCCATTGAAACGGGCTTTGTCGGGGCACCGTGCCACCGATTTGCCGGATAG
- a CDS encoding Crp/Fnr family transcriptional regulator, whose amino-acid sequence MENQSEHKSLARLDESLLTHIPPFSRLKDFQIREILDHATTRRCAEGVTVFTEGDPAERFYMLLDGYIRVLRITPAGEQVISLHIPSGQLFGIARALGRDTYPATAVTASEAIILSWPTTLWDHFVQDYDGFSSETYKVVGQRMGEINMRVVEMATQQVEQRVANTLLRLVEQTGRKVKDGIEVDFSITRQDLSEMTATTLHTISRLLSAWEKKGLVKSRRKHIVVSDAAGLVVLGQHHA is encoded by the coding sequence ATGGAAAACCAGAGCGAACACAAGTCACTGGCAAGGCTTGATGAAAGCCTGTTAACGCATATTCCGCCTTTTTCACGGTTAAAGGATTTTCAGATCCGGGAAATACTGGATCATGCAACTACCCGGCGCTGTGCTGAAGGTGTGACCGTGTTTACCGAGGGTGACCCTGCAGAACGGTTTTATATGCTGCTGGATGGGTATATTCGGGTGTTGCGCATTACCCCGGCAGGCGAACAGGTCATATCCCTGCATATTCCAAGCGGGCAGTTATTTGGCATTGCCAGGGCACTTGGCCGTGATACCTACCCGGCGACGGCCGTTACAGCATCGGAAGCGATCATTCTAAGCTGGCCGACCACCTTGTGGGACCATTTTGTGCAGGATTACGACGGGTTTTCATCGGAGACCTATAAGGTCGTGGGTCAGCGGATGGGCGAAATCAATATGCGGGTGGTGGAAATGGCCACCCAGCAGGTTGAACAGCGCGTTGCCAACACCCTGTTGCGCCTGGTGGAGCAAACCGGGCGCAAGGTCAAGGACGGGATCGAGGTGGATTTTTCCATCACCCGGCAGGATCTTTCAGAAATGACGGCAACCACCCTGCACACGATCAGCCGCCTGTTAAGTGCGTGGGAAAAGAAGGGGCTGGTGAAGAGCCGCCGCAAACATATTGTGGTCAGCGATGCTGCCGGGTTGGTGGTTTTGGGGCAGCATCACGCCTGA
- the fhuB gene encoding Fe(3+)-hydroxamate ABC transporter permease FhuB encodes MTLRPASAATLIPAFFILLAIISLLVDLVPFAQNGTTWQALFAPDETRFDQIFYHFSTLPRTVMAFMCGAGLAVAGAAIQTIFRNPLASPVTLGVGAGVELALTMFLVLAPASYAAWQDMFTLAGGMGALGIVYLIASGRSNASLWLILAGMIVNLLLHSATQIFILFNQQFLDSVFMWGAGDLAQNGWDSTLYLAPRLVIAILAVLALVRPLDILALGDDTANSLGAPVKWLRLGILTIAVFITASIISTVGMIGFIGLAVPATLRFVGYNRSRPLLAMSFLVGGCGLMIIDYVMRQFAGTGGDIFPTGAATALIGAPFVILILRKARIMPDGNANRQDHPVDYKITSRHILLTVLFAVLVVGLFTSLLFSLDSNSHPVLAPLNDLFAFTSTINDRAQRTLAAIVCGAALAVSGTLIQRVGHNPMASPEITGVSSATALTMIVAMVYFGFEGRTELMLIGSLGGIIALFVLLALCRNFNHAPHYLLLNGLALTAILGSVVRIALTHSGTKATMLISWLAGTTYFTRLDEVITVAIITAILSALILLARRPLELASMGADQAVSLGLGISAFRLAMMTGAAILAAVSTLLVGPLSFVGLMAPHLARIAGFRLAGAHFLGAILIGANVMMVAEWLARNILYPQQLPTGLIAALIGTAYFLILSARRS; translated from the coding sequence ATGACCCTGCGTCCGGCAAGTGCCGCCACCCTGATACCGGCGTTTTTCATCCTTCTGGCAATCATCAGCCTGTTGGTCGATTTGGTGCCCTTTGCCCAAAATGGCACCACCTGGCAGGCGCTGTTTGCGCCCGATGAAACCCGCTTTGACCAAATATTTTATCATTTCAGCACCCTGCCCCGCACTGTAATGGCATTTATGTGCGGTGCCGGGCTTGCCGTTGCCGGTGCCGCCATTCAAACCATTTTTCGGAACCCGTTGGCATCCCCGGTAACGCTGGGTGTGGGGGCGGGCGTCGAACTGGCCCTGACGATGTTTCTGGTTCTGGCCCCGGCATCCTATGCAGCCTGGCAAGATATGTTCACGCTGGCCGGAGGCATGGGAGCCCTTGGCATTGTTTACCTGATCGCATCAGGGCGCAGCAACGCATCCCTTTGGCTGATCCTTGCTGGCATGATTGTGAACCTGCTTTTGCATTCTGCAACGCAGATTTTCATTCTGTTTAACCAGCAATTTCTTGATTCCGTTTTTATGTGGGGCGCTGGCGACCTTGCCCAAAATGGCTGGGACAGTACCCTTTATCTTGCACCACGGCTGGTGATCGCCATTCTGGCCGTCCTTGCCCTGGTTCGCCCGCTCGATATTCTGGCACTGGGCGATGACACGGCCAATTCCCTGGGCGCACCGGTCAAATGGTTGCGGCTGGGTATCCTGACCATTGCGGTTTTCATCACCGCCAGCATCATTTCCACCGTCGGCATGATCGGCTTTATCGGCCTTGCCGTGCCCGCAACCCTGCGGTTTGTTGGTTATAACCGTTCACGTCCACTATTGGCGATGTCGTTTCTGGTCGGTGGCTGCGGACTGATGATTATCGATTATGTCATGCGCCAATTTGCCGGCACAGGCGGCGATATTTTCCCGACCGGCGCGGCCACAGCACTTATTGGCGCGCCCTTTGTCATCCTCATTTTGCGCAAGGCGCGCATCATGCCCGATGGCAATGCCAACCGGCAGGACCACCCGGTCGATTATAAAATCACCTCGCGTCACATCCTGCTTACGGTATTGTTTGCGGTCTTGGTAGTCGGCCTCTTCACATCGCTTTTGTTCTCGCTTGATAGCAACAGTCACCCGGTTTTAGCGCCGCTTAACGATCTGTTCGCCTTTACCAGCACCATTAATGACCGCGCCCAGCGCACCCTTGCCGCCATTGTTTGTGGCGCGGCCCTTGCGGTATCGGGAACCCTGATCCAACGCGTCGGCCATAACCCGATGGCAAGCCCGGAAATCACCGGAGTTAGTTCGGCAACCGCGCTTACCATGATTGTCGCAATGGTATATTTTGGTTTTGAGGGACGCACCGAACTGATGCTGATCGGCTCGCTCGGCGGGATCATTGCTTTGTTTGTATTGCTGGCCCTGTGCCGCAATTTCAACCATGCCCCCCATTATCTGTTGTTAAACGGCCTCGCCCTGACGGCTATTCTGGGATCGGTCGTGCGCATTGCGCTCACCCATAGCGGCACCAAGGCCACCATGCTGATTTCCTGGCTGGCCGGAACGACGTATTTCACCCGGCTTGATGAAGTCATTACGGTTGCCATCATTACCGCCATCCTATCCGCCCTTATCTTACTGGCACGCCGCCCGCTGGAACTGGCATCAATGGGGGCAGATCAAGCGGTTTCGCTGGGTCTTGGTATTTCGGCCTTCCGCCTTGCCATGATGACGGGGGCCGCCATTTTGGCCGCCGTTTCCACCCTGCTTGTCGGGCCGCTCAGTTTTGTCGGTTTGATGGCACCGCATCTGGCGCGGATTGCCGGGTTTCGGCTTGCCGGGGCGCATTTTCTGGGGGCTATCCTGATCGGGGCCAATGTGATGATGGTCGCCGAATGGCTGGCACGCAACATCCTTTATCCGCAACAATTGCCCACCGGGCTGATCGCAGCTCTCATCGGCACCGCCTACTTTCTGATCCTGTCTGCAAGGCGGTCCTGA
- a CDS encoding ABC transporter ATP-binding protein has protein sequence MFDLKDVGFRTEGKTAKSLLSAITVSFPTRAFSAIVGHNGSGKSTLLKILARKYRQFEGDIRMGNMALEQRSIRDFAREVAYLPQNPTVPPHLTVRELVGFGRYPWRGAFGRYRTADYEKIEQAMTLTHVDDIANRLVASLSGGERQRVWLAMLLAQDAPILLLDEPTSALDVGHQRDILHLVSDLKNTIGLTVIAVLHDIDMVGRFADHILALRNGKTCWQGTAQHFMQAETLQKIYDAEIGVITLPQSNISVSYIA, from the coding sequence ATGTTTGACTTAAAGGATGTTGGCTTTCGCACCGAAGGCAAAACAGCCAAGTCCCTGTTATCGGCCATTACGGTTTCGTTTCCGACGCGTGCCTTTTCGGCGATTGTCGGGCATAACGGCTCGGGGAAAAGCACACTGCTTAAAATTCTGGCCCGCAAATATCGCCAGTTTGAAGGTGACATTCGCATGGGCAACATGGCACTGGAACAACGCTCCATCCGCGACTTTGCCCGCGAGGTCGCCTATTTACCACAAAACCCCACAGTACCGCCGCACCTTACCGTGCGCGAACTTGTTGGGTTTGGCCGCTATCCCTGGCGCGGGGCGTTCGGGCGTTACCGCACTGCCGATTATGAAAAAATCGAACAGGCAATGACGCTCACCCATGTCGATGATATTGCAAACCGCCTTGTCGCCAGCCTTTCGGGTGGCGAACGCCAGCGCGTCTGGCTTGCCATGCTGCTGGCACAGGATGCGCCCATTTTGCTGCTTGATGAACCAACAAGCGCGCTTGATGTCGGCCATCAGCGCGACATTCTGCATCTTGTCTCAGACCTGAAAAACACCATTGGCCTGACCGTTATTGCAGTTTTGCACGATATCGACATGGTGGGGCGATTTGCCGACCATATTCTCGCCCTGCGAAACGGCAAAACCTGCTGGCAGGGAACGGCGCAACATTTCATGCAGGCCGAGACCCTGCAAAAAATTTACGATGCCGAAATCGGCGTTATAACCCTGCCGCAATCCAACATTTCCGTAAGTTACATCGCATAG
- a CDS encoding iron-siderophore ABC transporter substrate-binding protein — protein sequence MRRLFFIAISAICIITAPAIPALAQSKTYQHEMGSVSFVTPPTRIAVTNWSLTETVIALGIDPVAVADPDDYYKWVVTPDLPQDFVDIGQRQSPNMEALRKAKPDLILISGQLSMAYDAFSEIAPTMVISTYNNDLPALESLRKATLQIADVTGRQKRAKQILQQADDTFARDGARIRAVLGDERKIAVIRINSDAQINVFGPPSLPNTVLAAMNIPTAYNGDTNGWGFARGGLELLAPFANDLVAFIEPTPDPVRQRIIHSPLWKMQGFARQNRVYQVPPVWTYGGLYSAMRFADLLATQIENGPYK from the coding sequence ATGCGCCGTTTGTTCTTTATCGCCATTTCTGCCATTTGCATTATTACGGCACCGGCCATTCCGGCCCTAGCCCAAAGCAAAACCTATCAACATGAAATGGGCAGCGTCAGTTTCGTAACCCCACCCACCCGCATCGCCGTAACCAACTGGTCACTGACAGAAACAGTTATTGCGCTGGGCATCGACCCGGTCGCCGTTGCCGACCCTGACGATTATTACAAATGGGTCGTCACACCCGATTTACCCCAGGATTTTGTCGATATCGGGCAGCGCCAATCCCCCAATATGGAAGCCCTGCGCAAGGCAAAACCGGACCTGATCCTGATCAGCGGGCAATTATCCATGGCCTATGATGCCTTTTCGGAAATTGCCCCGACAATGGTCATATCGACCTACAATAATGACCTGCCCGCCCTTGAAAGCCTGCGCAAAGCCACCCTGCAAATTGCAGACGTCACCGGGCGACAGAAACGTGCAAAGCAAATCCTGCAACAGGCAGATGATACCTTTGCCAGGGATGGTGCGCGTATTCGGGCGGTTTTGGGGGATGAGCGAAAAATTGCTGTCATTCGCATCAATTCGGATGCCCAAATCAATGTTTTTGGTCCGCCATCCCTGCCCAATACCGTATTGGCGGCGATGAATATTCCCACCGCCTATAACGGGGATACCAATGGCTGGGGTTTTGCGCGCGGCGGGCTGGAGCTTCTTGCCCCCTTTGCCAATGATTTGGTGGCCTTTATCGAACCAACACCCGACCCGGTACGACAGCGCATCATTCATTCGCCGCTTTGGAAAATGCAGGGCTTTGCCCGGCAAAACAGGGTTTATCAGGTTCCGCCGGTCTGGACCTATGGCGGGCTTTATTCGGCCATGCGCTTTGCCGACCTGCTGGCGACACAAATTGAAAACGGCCCCTATAAATGA
- a CDS encoding FadR/GntR family transcriptional regulator has product MTNTVPHKTERKISLTEKVISSLRTEIESGNLMPGAKLPTEPVLTKHFGVSRTVLREAIAVLKADGLLEPRQGAGVFVLAPVPPENDGSVFDVNATQMSDVLEILELRMAVEIEAAGLACSRSSAAQQAKIYEAVRDMERQVQSGKQAAQADYEFHRAIADATNNRRYVTFMDYLGDKTIPRAQAQPHQRPIAIEQQLAHTDRILAEHHRIYEAITLRDADGARIAMRDHLLKSQARYQSLLRNR; this is encoded by the coding sequence ATGACCAACACTGTCCCGCACAAGACCGAGCGCAAAATATCCCTGACCGAAAAGGTCATTTCCAGCCTGCGAACGGAAATTGAAAGCGGCAATTTGATGCCGGGGGCAAAACTGCCCACCGAACCCGTCCTGACAAAACATTTTGGTGTCAGCCGCACTGTGCTGCGCGAGGCTATTGCCGTGCTGAAAGCCGATGGTTTATTGGAACCCCGTCAGGGGGCGGGTGTGTTTGTTCTGGCTCCGGTTCCCCCTGAAAATGACGGATCGGTCTTTGATGTGAATGCCACACAAATGTCCGATGTGCTCGAAATCCTTGAACTGCGCATGGCAGTCGAAATCGAGGCTGCGGGCCTGGCGTGCAGCCGCAGCTCTGCCGCCCAGCAGGCAAAAATTTACGAAGCCGTACGCGACATGGAAAGACAGGTGCAATCGGGCAAGCAGGCGGCACAGGCGGATTATGAATTTCACCGCGCCATTGCCGATGCCACAAACAACCGCCGCTATGTCACGTTTATGGACTATCTGGGCGACAAAACCATTCCCCGTGCCCAGGCCCAACCGCACCAGCGCCCCATTGCGATTGAACAACAGCTTGCACACACCGATCGCATTCTCGCCGAACATCACCGCATATATGAGGCGATCACGCTGCGGGATGCCGACGGTGCCCGCATCGCCATGCGTGATCATCTTCTTAAAAGTCAAGCACGATATCAAAGCCTGCTGCGCAATCGCTGA
- the nirK gene encoding copper-containing nitrite reductase: MRNKFDIDGLKLNRRNILRGSFLAGAAAATLGVATAQAQPIAARPKVVTPRKLPITHASAQASDKPKAKPADLTGYTRVKQELVMPPFVPKHDQVAKGGPKIIEVTMEIEEKLLTVDEDTGASIWALTYNGSVPGPMIIAHEGDYIELTLRNPASNAMEHNIDFHASTGALGGGGLTHIYPGEETVLRFKAIKPGVFTYHCAPGGAMIPYHVTHGMNGAVMILPRDGLKDRDGKALRYDSVAYIGEQDFYLPRDEKGDYKTYDAAGDDYADSVDAMRTLIPTHSVFNGSVGALTGDHALKAKVGETVLMIHNQANRDTRPHLIGGHGDFVWETGSFGDAPQTGLETWFIRGGSAGAAMYTFKQPGVYAYVNHNLIEAALLGATAHFVVEGEWNNSLMEQVAAPRPIAK, encoded by the coding sequence ATGCGTAACAAGTTCGATATCGACGGCCTGAAACTCAACCGGCGCAACATCCTGCGCGGCAGTTTTCTTGCCGGTGCTGCCGCAGCAACCCTGGGTGTTGCCACCGCACAAGCCCAGCCCATTGCCGCCCGTCCCAAGGTCGTTACTCCCCGCAAACTGCCAATCACGCATGCCAGCGCACAGGCCAGTGACAAACCCAAGGCCAAACCAGCAGACCTGACCGGCTATACCCGTGTCAAACAGGAACTGGTTATGCCACCCTTTGTGCCCAAACACGACCAGGTTGCCAAAGGCGGGCCAAAAATCATCGAAGTCACGATGGAAATTGAAGAAAAACTTCTGACCGTCGATGAAGATACCGGTGCCAGTATCTGGGCGCTAACCTATAACGGGTCTGTCCCCGGCCCGATGATTATTGCCCATGAAGGCGACTATATTGAACTGACCCTGCGGAATCCGGCCAGCAATGCGATGGAACATAATATTGACTTCCACGCATCAACCGGTGCCCTGGGTGGTGGCGGCCTGACCCATATTTACCCGGGTGAAGAAACCGTTCTGCGCTTCAAGGCGATCAAACCGGGTGTCTTTACCTATCACTGTGCGCCGGGTGGCGCGATGATCCCCTATCATGTCACGCATGGCATGAATGGTGCTGTCATGATCCTGCCGCGTGACGGCCTGAAGGACCGCGACGGCAAGGCCTTGCGATATGACAGTGTTGCCTATATCGGCGAACAGGATTTCTATCTGCCGCGCGATGAAAAGGGCGATTACAAGACCTATGATGCCGCTGGCGACGACTATGCCGACAGCGTGGATGCCATGCGCACCCTGATCCCGACCCATTCGGTGTTTAACGGTTCGGTCGGCGCACTTACCGGCGACCATGCGCTGAAGGCCAAAGTTGGTGAAACCGTCCTGATGATCCATAACCAGGCCAATCGCGACACCCGCCCGCACCTGATTGGCGGTCATGGCGACTTTGTCTGGGAAACCGGATCGTTTGGGGATGCCCCGCAAACCGGCCTGGAAACCTGGTTCATTCGTGGCGGCAGTGCCGGTGCGGCCATGTATACCTTCAAACAACCCGGCGTTTACGCCTATGTGAACCACAATCTGATCGAGGCCGCGCTTTTGGGTGCAACCGCCCATTTTGTGGTGGAAGGTGAATGGAATAACAGCCTGATGGAACAGGTTGCCGCCCCGCGCCCGATTGCAAAATAA
- a CDS encoding alpha/beta fold hydrolase: MSASPALHESQLNLPDATLVWTREGTATGPTLVWAHGLMSNSYSLEDKGIYDFAPLSAAGTLIRYDARGHGRSNARAVAERFTWPALADDFLAIAKAAAPDQKIVGMGCSMGTATLLHAALKAPETFAKLVLTAPPTAWETRRAHKSVYQNSARTLERDGQPALDALAANMAPPPIFTDLPAFPVETSLDLLPSILRGASMSDLPSQDDLRSISVPVLVLAWENDSSHPITTAQTLVSLLPNAELHVAKSINDVRNWGHRIANFMQQPA, translated from the coding sequence ATGTCCGCATCCCCTGCCCTTCATGAAAGCCAGTTAAACCTGCCAGACGCAACACTGGTGTGGACACGCGAAGGCACTGCCACGGGCCCAACACTTGTCTGGGCACATGGTCTGATGTCCAACAGCTATTCGCTGGAAGATAAAGGAATTTACGACTTCGCCCCGCTCAGTGCGGCCGGAACGCTCATTCGTTACGACGCGCGCGGGCATGGACGCTCAAACGCCCGGGCTGTTGCAGAACGCTTTACCTGGCCCGCGCTGGCAGATGATTTTCTGGCTATTGCCAAGGCCGCCGCGCCGGATCAGAAAATTGTCGGCATGGGATGTTCAATGGGCACGGCAACTTTGCTACATGCGGCCTTAAAGGCCCCGGAGACCTTCGCAAAGCTGGTCTTGACCGCCCCGCCAACCGCGTGGGAAACGCGCCGGGCACACAAATCGGTTTATCAAAATTCAGCCCGTACCCTCGAACGGGACGGCCAACCTGCGCTTGATGCGTTGGCTGCCAATATGGCCCCGCCACCGATTTTTACCGACCTTCCCGCCTTTCCGGTTGAAACCAGCCTGGATCTTTTACCATCGATTTTACGTGGTGCCAGCATGTCCGACCTGCCATCGCAAGATGATCTAAGATCAATATCTGTGCCGGTACTGGTCCTGGCCTGGGAAAACGATTCCAGCCATCCCATAACAACGGCACAAACACTGGTCAGTTTACTCCCCAATGCCGAATTGCACGTCGCAAAATCGATTAATGACGTCCGGAACTGGGGCCACCGCATCGCGAATTTTATGCAGCAACCGGCATAA
- a CDS encoding SUMF1/EgtB/PvdO family nonheme iron enzyme, with translation MMIAACQTGYRTKTFVIAGLLAASLWGLGACNKPHADFAYIPELAEHAITLPDGHQIYVQKFEVTIAQWNACHNDGACTEELRPPAGHDAARTPATGLNFSDVSQYLAWINHKSRHSFRLPTSQEWTFMAKPVLPEKADPIFTDPDLRWASAYLTKGLAPRALKDQGAFSTSPEGIADLDGSVWEWTGDCYAGSGVSSNPEKCPAYYVGGEHIAVIPFLVRDPARGGCAVGTPPAHLGFRLVTDEKPA, from the coding sequence ATGATGATCGCCGCCTGTCAGACTGGTTATCGCACGAAGACTTTCGTCATTGCCGGGCTGCTGGCGGCGTCATTATGGGGCCTTGGGGCCTGCAACAAACCGCATGCCGATTTTGCCTATATCCCCGAACTGGCAGAACATGCCATAACGCTACCTGATGGCCATCAAATTTACGTCCAGAAATTTGAAGTCACCATCGCCCAATGGAATGCCTGCCATAATGATGGCGCCTGCACCGAAGAATTGCGCCCACCCGCAGGCCACGATGCTGCACGCACCCCGGCAACCGGGCTTAATTTTTCTGACGTGTCGCAATATCTGGCCTGGATCAACCATAAATCCCGCCATAGCTTTCGCCTGCCGACATCGCAGGAATGGACCTTCATGGCAAAACCGGTACTCCCGGAAAAAGCCGATCCCATCTTTACCGATCCGGATTTACGCTGGGCATCAGCCTATCTGACCAAGGGGCTTGCGCCCCGCGCATTAAAGGACCAGGGCGCATTTTCCACCAGCCCCGAGGGTATTGCCGACCTGGATGGCAGTGTCTGGGAATGGACAGGCGACTGTTATGCCGGAAGTGGCGTCTCCTCCAACCCTGAAAAATGCCCGGCCTATTATGTCGGCGGTGAACATATCGCCGTTATTCCCTTTCTGGTTCGCGACCCGGCACGCGGCGGCTGTGCGGTGGGTACACCGCCTGCCCATCTTGGTTTTCGTCTGGTGACAGACGAAAAACCGGCATAA
- a CDS encoding HAD family phosphatase, giving the protein MQPTSASIGSYTELPAAITAVLFDCDGVLVNSEPISLSTLVDVLVHFGAPLSVEDVARLFTGRSSAAPIQYIFDQTGRDVNAEFKPYFYEKLFARYETELRKIDGIDGVLAALKARGIPFCISSSSSVQRLETTMRLTGLGPWFEGRIYSADFVANGKPAPDLFLYAAQDMGFAPENCLVVEDSVAGAQAAIAAGMTCWGFVGGGHYDGSRETARQRLIEAGANQVFTSMADMKTAISV; this is encoded by the coding sequence ATGCAACCCACATCCGCTTCCATCGGGTCCTACACCGAACTGCCAGCGGCGATCACGGCCGTCCTTTTTGATTGTGATGGTGTTCTTGTGAATAGCGAGCCGATTTCGCTGTCAACACTGGTGGATGTTCTGGTGCATTTTGGCGCACCGTTATCGGTCGAGGATGTGGCGCGCCTGTTTACCGGGCGTTCCAGTGCCGCACCGATTCAGTATATTTTTGATCAAACCGGCCGCGATGTGAATGCGGAATTCAAACCGTATTTTTATGAAAAGCTGTTTGCACGTTATGAGACCGAACTGCGTAAAATTGACGGTATTGATGGTGTTCTGGCGGCCCTAAAAGCCCGTGGCATTCCGTTTTGCATTTCGTCAAGCAGCTCGGTCCAGCGCCTTGAAACAACCATGCGCCTGACGGGACTGGGGCCCTGGTTTGAAGGTCGCATTTATAGCGCGGATTTTGTTGCCAACGGTAAACCGGCCCCTGACCTGTTTTTATATGCGGCACAGGATATGGGATTTGCGCCAGAAAACTGCCTGGTGGTGGAGGATTCCGTTGCTGGTGCACAGGCCGCGATTGCCGCTGGTATGACCTGCTGGGGCTTTGTTGGCGGCGGCCATTATGACGGATCGCGCGAGACTGCCCGCCAGCGCCTAATTGAGGCCGGTGCGAATCAGGTTTTCACTTCAATGGCAGATATGAAAACGGCAATTTCCGTTTGA